A genome region from Microbacterium sp. CGR2 includes the following:
- a CDS encoding SMP-30/gluconolactonase/LRE family protein, with amino-acid sequence MNRTESSAYAALPTCGTAQVATRDTYHLAEGPVWDPIRERLLWVDIEAGAVYDGRLAGDGRIGSVSRLVTVADTAGTVAISATGSMVVAGSTRLHYFNTEGVRVPGGELMHGEGRRFNDGKPDPAGRFVVGTKGPGNESLVRIDAEERVTTFDDDLSLSNGIAWTADGLLLYSVDTLAQKIYVRSYEPNGEVGERRLFFTFEDGYPDGATVDAEGCLWVAVWGLGTVIRISPDGIPVARVDVPVPHVSSVAFAGPDLDTLVITTAREGLTKSQLDRFPLSGSLFTTDTGITASPPRCGTANDHILRKDQNEDHAYRPSGVGTTRRPRER; translated from the coding sequence GTGAATCGCACTGAATCGTCCGCCTACGCGGCCCTTCCCACATGCGGGACCGCGCAGGTCGCTACCCGCGACACTTATCACCTGGCCGAGGGCCCGGTCTGGGATCCGATCCGTGAACGACTGCTCTGGGTCGACATCGAAGCTGGTGCGGTCTACGACGGACGATTGGCAGGAGATGGGCGCATCGGATCGGTCAGCCGCCTCGTCACCGTTGCGGATACCGCCGGCACAGTGGCCATCTCTGCGACAGGCTCCATGGTCGTGGCCGGGTCCACTCGCCTGCACTACTTCAACACCGAGGGTGTGCGCGTTCCCGGCGGAGAACTCATGCACGGCGAGGGCAGACGCTTCAACGACGGCAAGCCCGACCCTGCCGGGCGCTTCGTCGTCGGTACGAAAGGCCCAGGCAATGAGTCGTTGGTGCGAATCGACGCAGAGGAGCGCGTCACCACGTTCGACGATGACCTGTCGCTGTCGAACGGCATCGCCTGGACTGCAGACGGGCTGCTTCTCTACTCGGTAGACACCCTCGCACAGAAGATCTATGTGCGCTCCTATGAGCCGAACGGCGAAGTGGGAGAGCGGCGGCTCTTCTTCACGTTCGAGGACGGATACCCCGACGGGGCGACCGTCGATGCCGAAGGATGCCTCTGGGTTGCCGTGTGGGGCCTCGGAACGGTCATCCGTATCTCGCCCGACGGCATCCCAGTCGCACGAGTAGACGTGCCCGTACCGCACGTCTCGAGCGTGGCCTTCGCAGGGCCCGATCTCGACACGCTGGTCATCACGACCGCACGCGAGGGCCTCACCAAGTCCCAACTCGACCGCTTCCCCCTCTCAGGCAGCCTGTTCACGACCGACACCGGGATCACCGCGTCGCCTCCGCGCTGTGGAACGGCGAACGACCACATTCTTCGAAAGGACCAGAATGAAGATCATGCGTATCGGCCCAGTGGGGTCGGAACAACCCGTCGCCCTCGTGAGCGATGA
- a CDS encoding IlvD/Edd family dehydratase, which produces MTTELRSSEWYDGDDRNAYIHRAWMRRGVPSSAFEGRSQIAIANTASDLTPCNSHLTEVAQSVKNGIYEAGGIPLELPVVSLGETQVRPTAMLWRNMAAMATEEMLRANPIDGTVLLGGCDKTIPSLLMAAASVDLPAVVVPGGPMLTGHFRNEALGCGTDVWRLSEEVRAGTLSEAAFLSSESSMIRSKGHCNTMGTASTMALVAEALGVVIPGIAGTPAPDARLLAAAHETGRLAVQLVTEDRRPSTFLTKGSFHNAIVALAAIGGSTNAVVHLLAIAGRLGVDLSVDDFDRIGAEVPLLVNLQPAGTYLMDDLYRAGGFLAVMKEVGDLLDPDALTITGRPFVDYLEDAQVWDPDVIAPRAEPLIAAAGISVLRGSLAPGGAIIKPAAASPHLLKHRGRAVVFHNIEDFHERVDDPELDIDENSIMVLRGCGPKGYPGMPEVSNMPLPKKLLERGIRDIVRICDGRMSGTAYGTVVLHVTPEAAAGGPLSLVRTGDWISLDVRARRLDLDVPADELATRRPNEDTVAGYANPRRGWERLYVDHVLQADQGADLDFLVGGSGSAASRESH; this is translated from the coding sequence ATGACAACGGAACTCAGAAGCTCGGAGTGGTACGACGGCGATGACCGCAACGCCTACATCCACCGCGCGTGGATGCGACGAGGGGTGCCGTCGAGCGCATTCGAAGGGCGTTCCCAGATAGCGATCGCGAACACCGCGTCCGACCTCACGCCCTGCAACTCGCACCTGACCGAGGTCGCACAATCGGTGAAGAACGGCATCTACGAAGCGGGAGGCATCCCGCTGGAACTCCCGGTGGTCTCGCTCGGCGAGACTCAGGTGCGACCGACTGCCATGCTGTGGCGCAACATGGCGGCGATGGCGACGGAAGAGATGCTGCGTGCGAATCCGATCGACGGCACTGTGCTGCTCGGCGGCTGCGACAAGACGATCCCGTCGCTGCTGATGGCCGCGGCATCCGTCGACCTTCCTGCCGTGGTGGTGCCGGGCGGGCCGATGCTGACCGGGCACTTCCGGAACGAGGCGCTCGGCTGCGGCACGGATGTCTGGCGGCTGAGCGAAGAGGTCCGCGCCGGCACTCTTTCCGAGGCCGCGTTCCTCAGCTCAGAGTCGTCGATGATTCGATCGAAGGGGCATTGCAACACCATGGGCACGGCGTCCACCATGGCGCTGGTGGCCGAAGCCCTTGGCGTCGTCATTCCCGGGATTGCGGGGACACCTGCGCCGGATGCCCGTCTCCTGGCTGCCGCGCATGAGACGGGTCGGCTGGCCGTGCAGCTCGTGACGGAAGACCGGCGTCCCTCGACTTTCCTCACGAAGGGCAGCTTCCACAACGCGATCGTCGCCCTTGCAGCTATCGGCGGGTCGACGAACGCGGTAGTGCACCTGCTGGCGATCGCCGGCCGACTCGGCGTCGACCTCTCGGTGGATGACTTCGACCGAATCGGCGCGGAGGTACCTCTCCTGGTGAATCTTCAGCCGGCGGGCACGTACCTGATGGACGATCTCTACCGCGCAGGCGGATTTCTCGCCGTGATGAAAGAGGTCGGTGATCTTCTCGACCCCGATGCGCTGACCATCACGGGCCGGCCATTCGTGGACTACCTCGAGGATGCGCAGGTGTGGGATCCCGACGTGATCGCGCCGCGAGCCGAGCCTCTCATCGCGGCGGCGGGCATCAGCGTTCTCCGGGGATCGCTGGCCCCCGGCGGCGCCATCATCAAACCCGCCGCGGCGTCGCCGCACCTCCTCAAGCATCGCGGCCGTGCCGTGGTCTTCCACAACATCGAGGACTTCCATGAGCGGGTGGACGACCCGGAGTTGGATATCGATGAGAACAGCATCATGGTGCTGCGGGGGTGTGGACCGAAGGGGTACCCCGGCATGCCCGAGGTATCGAACATGCCGCTTCCGAAGAAGCTTCTCGAGCGAGGCATCCGAGACATCGTGCGAATCTGCGACGGACGCATGTCGGGCACCGCGTACGGCACCGTCGTCCTCCACGTCACACCCGAGGCTGCAGCCGGTGGGCCGCTTTCGCTCGTGAGAACGGGCGACTGGATCAGCCTCGACGTGCGGGCACGCCGACTCGACCTGGACGTGCCCGCGGACGAGCTCGCGACGCGGCGACCGAATGAGGACACCGTCGCCGGCTACGCCAACCCTCGACGCGGGTGGGAACGCCTTTACGTCGATCACGTCCTGCAGGCGGATCAGGGGGCCGACCTCGATTTCCTCGTCGGTGGTTCCGGATCGGCGGCGTCACGTGAATCGCACTGA
- a CDS encoding alpha/beta hydrolase fold domain-containing protein, which yields MPLDPYFAAKVDLIEGLDFSDLADPEKAGRVVEFSSEDGSWEEPGRVTIDTVTLPSGDLNVTVRTYRPAGRLTGGLLWMHGGGFTSGDINMPEAHVVAAELADRGSVMVVSVDYRLAGDGIVYPAPVDDVVTGWQYLIEQVGDDLPLAIGGASAGAALALSGALRVKDETGRAADALLLAYPFVHFPVPAPSAELTEMMAGLPPLVRFSEPAIAGMVQSYVGRLTDIPPAALPGAATLDGLPPTTIVLSEYDDLRPSGERLHQQLVDAGVPVSTYLSRGMLHGHLNRFPSLPEVEESLNTLARGVRPSAPR from the coding sequence TTGCCTCTCGATCCGTATTTCGCCGCGAAAGTCGACCTCATCGAGGGTCTCGATTTCTCTGACCTCGCCGACCCCGAAAAGGCCGGCCGAGTGGTCGAGTTCTCCTCCGAAGACGGAAGCTGGGAGGAGCCGGGAAGGGTGACGATCGACACCGTCACCCTTCCGAGCGGAGACCTGAACGTCACAGTCAGGACGTACCGACCAGCTGGGCGCCTCACGGGGGGGTTGCTCTGGATGCATGGGGGCGGATTCACAAGTGGCGACATCAACATGCCGGAAGCGCACGTCGTCGCCGCCGAGTTGGCAGACCGCGGGTCAGTCATGGTCGTTTCCGTCGATTACCGCTTGGCTGGCGACGGGATCGTCTATCCGGCGCCGGTCGATGACGTCGTAACGGGGTGGCAGTACCTGATTGAACAGGTCGGAGATGATTTGCCCCTCGCTATAGGGGGCGCCAGCGCCGGAGCCGCTCTCGCCCTGAGCGGCGCACTCCGGGTCAAGGACGAGACTGGGCGAGCCGCGGACGCCCTCCTGCTGGCCTACCCCTTCGTCCACTTCCCTGTTCCGGCTCCAAGTGCGGAACTCACGGAGATGATGGCGGGACTGCCACCCCTGGTGCGGTTCTCAGAACCCGCGATCGCGGGAATGGTGCAGAGCTACGTCGGACGACTCACCGACATTCCACCCGCCGCGCTCCCCGGCGCTGCGACCCTCGATGGGCTGCCGCCGACAACCATCGTGCTCTCGGAATACGACGATCTTCGGCCGTCCGGTGAGCGTCTTCACCAGCAACTCGTGGATGCAGGCGTTCCGGTGAGTACTTATCTCTCGAGAGGCATGCTGCACGGGCATCTCAACCGATTCCCTTCGCTACCCGAGGTGGAGGAGTCGCTCAACACACTTGCGCGAGGGGTTCGCCCCTCCGCGCCTCGCTGA
- a CDS encoding SDR family NAD(P)-dependent oxidoreductase yields MSERFADKVAVVTGGVSGIGAQITSRLVAEGARVVAVDINSDAVAAATTTFGESVIGHRADVTDEASFEAAIERAVDEYGTLDLLFNVAGGSKAAPLTTMTYADWDFTIRLNLHSVFLGTQLIARKLLQLGKPGAIVNVASLNSLVPLQFGAGYSASKAAAVMLTKQAALELAEHGIRVNAISPGLVDTPLTAAMMQSPVVLDAFLGRIPMNRAARPEEVAAAALFLASDDASYITGDNLVVDGGWATSGYPDLRKFVG; encoded by the coding sequence ATGTCAGAACGATTTGCAGACAAAGTGGCCGTGGTGACGGGAGGTGTCTCCGGGATCGGAGCACAGATCACCAGCAGACTCGTCGCTGAGGGCGCGCGTGTTGTGGCCGTGGACATCAACTCGGACGCTGTTGCCGCCGCGACGACGACATTCGGTGAGTCCGTCATTGGTCATCGTGCGGACGTCACCGACGAAGCCTCATTCGAGGCCGCGATCGAGCGGGCGGTGGATGAGTACGGAACGCTTGATCTGCTGTTCAACGTCGCCGGCGGCTCGAAGGCAGCTCCGCTCACTACGATGACGTACGCGGATTGGGACTTCACCATCCGGCTCAACCTGCACAGCGTCTTCCTCGGCACCCAACTCATTGCCAGGAAGCTCCTCCAACTGGGTAAGCCCGGGGCCATCGTGAATGTCGCTTCCCTGAACTCTCTCGTTCCGCTGCAGTTCGGCGCCGGATACTCAGCGTCGAAAGCGGCCGCCGTAATGCTCACAAAACAAGCTGCGCTCGAGCTCGCAGAGCACGGCATCCGCGTCAATGCAATCTCCCCGGGGCTGGTGGACACACCTCTGACCGCGGCGATGATGCAGTCGCCCGTCGTGCTGGACGCCTTCCTCGGGCGAATCCCCATGAACCGGGCAGCCAGGCCCGAAGAAGTGGCGGCCGCGGCGCTGTTCCTTGCGAGCGACGACGCGTCTTACATCACGGGCGACAACCTGGTCGTCGATGGCGGGTGGGCAACCAGCGGCTATCCCGACCTCCGCAAGTTCGTCGGCTGA
- a CDS encoding alpha-L-rhamnosidase has protein sequence MSSIHPFVNLRTSGLDPQLLAEPDPEFSWSFEVDAPAPESAVVEVIESETGSPVWQGTWHHGSAPTLAYTGPSLKPATAYTWRIRSGSDGTTGEWDASADFETHPGLLEELAEWIALPVPEAEEEPTPVQYLRRTFHLEEAPARARLYASARGWYGASVNGVDVTGVRITPRFTSFDQRIEYEAYDVTLALVAGDNTVGLELAEGRYRGRNGAFAQRNTYGLQTAVIAYLLVEFESGRVQVITTDAAWTGGHGPRQIADPQEGVVVDARISGANFTAGDALVNERPVTVFESGSARVEPMRSEPVVVSEILEPARITTVDGHTIIDFGQNLVGVARLTVSGTADTTVKIHHSELLDDAGHVDEGYLAGDGIIPESLPIDEFVLAGRGNEILEPRYTLRGFRYIEIESTTPIDIHRAEALVLQADLRYGGEFTSSHQGLNRLHENIVWSMRGNFTDIPTDCPTRERTGWTGDAQVFAPTATLLADVELFLRDWLRDVVVLQTEDGAVKDTAPRDSNPMPETEQFADFMPTGSAGWADAITMIPWELYERYGRADVLEENWEAMVAWLQFCVRRAAARHSSRTGDAQPHEEYIIDTGFHWGEWLEPSNSLSDAPVVEGEMPHAMKMIIDLAMNPDAEVATAYFARSAQLASRVADVLGNTEDALTYAALHDRIRAAYQAEFLDESGVPRILTQAKLVRPLAFGLIPDSAGQRVADRLAELIVSNGSRLGTGFLSTGLLLPVLSQWGHDDLALDVLLQEQQPSWLGQVALGATTTLETWDGVGSQNHYAYGAVGRYLYENLAGMRTLAPGWQKIEIRPLLTDRFDHIAAKTTTPFGTLTSAWRRIAGGWVVDVSVPSGTEARLVVEGAVCLADGSSSTVLPVGQSSWAVTSTRKGL, from the coding sequence ATGTCTTCCATCCACCCATTCGTGAACCTTCGCACCTCGGGCCTTGACCCGCAGTTGCTCGCTGAACCTGACCCCGAGTTCTCCTGGTCGTTCGAGGTCGATGCCCCGGCACCGGAGTCCGCAGTTGTGGAGGTGATCGAGTCGGAGACGGGATCGCCGGTGTGGCAAGGCACCTGGCACCACGGGTCCGCGCCGACGCTGGCGTACACCGGGCCCTCGCTGAAGCCCGCGACGGCATACACATGGCGGATCCGTTCCGGCTCAGACGGCACCACCGGAGAGTGGGACGCCAGCGCGGACTTCGAGACACACCCGGGCCTGTTGGAGGAGCTCGCCGAGTGGATCGCGCTGCCGGTGCCGGAAGCCGAGGAGGAACCGACCCCCGTGCAGTATCTCCGTCGGACCTTCCATCTGGAAGAAGCGCCAGCGCGTGCGCGGCTTTATGCGAGCGCTCGAGGCTGGTACGGCGCTTCGGTGAACGGTGTCGACGTCACAGGAGTGCGCATCACACCGAGGTTCACGTCTTTCGACCAGCGCATCGAGTACGAAGCGTACGACGTCACGCTCGCCCTCGTCGCGGGTGACAACACCGTCGGTCTGGAGCTCGCGGAGGGACGATACCGCGGCCGCAACGGAGCATTCGCGCAGAGGAACACGTACGGTCTGCAAACTGCAGTGATCGCGTACCTCCTCGTCGAATTCGAATCCGGCCGTGTGCAGGTGATCACGACGGACGCCGCATGGACAGGCGGCCACGGGCCCAGACAGATCGCCGACCCCCAGGAGGGGGTGGTCGTCGACGCCAGGATTTCTGGCGCCAATTTCACGGCCGGCGATGCTCTCGTGAATGAGCGACCGGTGACGGTCTTCGAGAGCGGCAGTGCACGTGTGGAACCCATGCGCAGCGAACCGGTCGTCGTCTCTGAGATCCTCGAGCCGGCCCGCATCACCACGGTCGACGGGCACACGATCATCGACTTCGGTCAGAACCTCGTTGGAGTTGCGCGCCTGACTGTCTCAGGCACTGCAGACACGACAGTCAAGATCCACCACAGCGAGCTGCTCGACGACGCAGGCCACGTTGACGAGGGCTATCTTGCAGGAGACGGGATCATTCCGGAGTCCCTCCCCATCGACGAGTTCGTGCTCGCGGGACGCGGTAATGAGATCCTGGAGCCCCGGTATACCCTTCGCGGCTTCCGGTACATCGAGATCGAGTCGACAACTCCCATCGACATCCACCGCGCTGAAGCTCTCGTGCTCCAGGCAGACCTCCGCTATGGCGGCGAGTTCACGAGCTCGCATCAGGGTCTCAACCGTCTGCACGAGAACATCGTGTGGAGCATGCGCGGCAATTTCACAGACATCCCCACGGATTGTCCGACGCGTGAGCGTACCGGCTGGACCGGCGACGCTCAGGTATTCGCCCCGACCGCGACTCTGCTTGCCGACGTCGAGTTGTTCCTGCGTGACTGGCTTCGCGACGTCGTGGTCTTGCAGACAGAGGACGGCGCAGTCAAGGACACCGCGCCCCGGGATTCAAACCCGATGCCGGAAACGGAACAGTTCGCCGACTTCATGCCCACAGGATCGGCGGGGTGGGCTGACGCCATCACCATGATTCCCTGGGAGCTGTACGAGCGGTACGGGCGGGCGGACGTGCTCGAGGAGAACTGGGAAGCCATGGTCGCCTGGCTGCAGTTCTGCGTCCGCAGAGCAGCCGCCCGACATTCTTCGCGCACCGGTGATGCTCAGCCGCACGAGGAGTACATCATCGACACGGGGTTCCACTGGGGTGAGTGGTTGGAGCCGAGCAACTCGCTGAGCGACGCACCGGTCGTGGAGGGCGAGATGCCCCACGCGATGAAGATGATCATCGATCTGGCCATGAACCCCGACGCCGAGGTTGCCACCGCGTACTTCGCACGGTCCGCCCAGCTGGCTTCCCGGGTTGCGGACGTCCTCGGCAACACGGAGGATGCTCTCACCTACGCTGCGCTCCACGATCGGATCCGCGCTGCATATCAGGCAGAGTTCCTCGACGAGAGCGGCGTTCCCCGCATCCTCACCCAAGCGAAACTCGTCCGCCCGCTCGCGTTCGGGCTCATCCCGGATTCAGCCGGTCAGCGTGTTGCGGACCGGCTGGCAGAGCTGATCGTCTCGAACGGTTCACGGTTGGGGACGGGCTTCCTCTCGACGGGGCTCCTTCTGCCGGTTCTGTCCCAGTGGGGCCATGACGACCTCGCGCTGGACGTGCTCTTGCAGGAGCAGCAGCCATCGTGGCTCGGGCAGGTCGCCCTCGGCGCCACGACGACACTCGAAACCTGGGACGGAGTCGGTTCTCAGAACCACTATGCGTACGGTGCCGTCGGTAGATACCTGTATGAGAACCTCGCCGGCATGCGAACCCTTGCTCCGGGTTGGCAGAAGATCGAGATCCGCCCACTTCTGACCGACAGATTCGACCACATAGCTGCGAAGACGACGACGCCGTTCGGCACGCTCACCAGCGCGTGGCGGCGCATCGCGGGCGGGTGGGTTGTGGATGTCTCGGTACCTTCCGGGACAGAAGCTCGGCTCGTGGTCGAGGGTGCTGTCTGCTTGGCGGACGGCTCGAGCAGCACTGTCCTCCCGGTCGGTCAGTCGAGCTGGGCCGTGACGTCCACAAGAAAGGGTCTATGA
- a CDS encoding alpha-L-rhamnosidase translates to MTSPKPSALTVERLVEPLAVWTTRPRFGWLLDGAATERQNAYELEVRDALTAQIIAATGKVDSAQSHSVVLPDVDLSSRTPYTWRVRVWADDGEATEWSQSRFETTLLNNSEWDAARWVEPVQEPVTPEEVLYLGVEPTSLDDVDIESRLHPSPLVRQQFVLDEAPERARLYITAHGVYEVTVNGQQVTDEVLAPGYDEYQERLSYQTYDVTSQLRVGENVLGVRLADGWWAGRISFTGSSINYGDTLGVLWRLEGDRKAIATSDASARSSFGEIRYSDIFIGEKVDARLAVDGWDTVGFDDSEWAEVHVADGGTSTLVPFVGEPVRRIDEIHEPQVFHSPAGELLVDMGQNIAGRVRLTARGAAGTTITLEHTEALDRDGNFQQNVQGRNKDQTDVWVLAGTGQETFEPRFTYHGFRYVRVTGYPGDLHPEDVVGVILSSDVPQTGTFTTSDPRINQLHDNVVWSQRANFFSTPTDCPQRERAGWTGDIQVFARAATNNARVDLFLDRWLANVRAAQSDAGIVPMIVPNTPSFATSFGLLGDTSAGWGDAITIVPLALYERYGDRRVLDENIDAMRRWVDWIRTQAEQGLPEQYQQLESDDPILKRQPLLWNTGFHYGDWLVPSTITDEPMSMMVAATLTGALVASAYYYHSASNLAAAAEVLGDGATAREYRWLAAQIKDAFVAEYFDEDGRLSVHMQGAYVISLAFGLVPEGLRDAAGAHLVELIHQAEDHLDTGFLSVPHLLDVLVSIGERELAYTLLFQDTAPSWLYEVKMGATTIWESWDGIAPDGQPRDFSLNHYAFGAVDDWMYRYIAGITPTAPGYAEIEFRPDLSAPLDAVAASIETPFGRAALEWARTSPAHVEIRLIVPANTRAVLKVSGAEPVTLRPGAHTRTVTHKKEQ, encoded by the coding sequence ATGACTTCGCCGAAGCCCTCCGCACTGACCGTCGAGCGACTCGTCGAGCCGCTCGCCGTGTGGACCACACGACCGCGGTTCGGTTGGCTCCTGGACGGTGCTGCGACCGAGCGCCAGAACGCATATGAGCTCGAAGTGCGCGATGCGCTCACTGCGCAGATCATCGCCGCGACGGGCAAGGTCGACTCTGCGCAATCTCACTCGGTGGTGTTGCCCGACGTCGACCTCTCCTCGCGCACCCCCTACACGTGGCGTGTCCGGGTGTGGGCTGACGACGGCGAGGCGACCGAATGGTCCCAATCGCGCTTCGAGACGACACTCCTGAACAACTCGGAATGGGACGCGGCGAGATGGGTGGAGCCGGTCCAAGAACCGGTCACCCCCGAGGAAGTACTGTATCTCGGAGTCGAGCCGACGAGCCTGGACGACGTGGACATCGAGAGCCGGTTGCACCCCAGCCCCTTGGTGCGACAGCAGTTCGTCCTGGATGAGGCCCCCGAGCGTGCCCGCCTCTACATCACCGCGCACGGCGTGTACGAGGTTACCGTCAATGGACAGCAGGTGACTGACGAGGTGCTCGCTCCCGGGTACGACGAGTACCAGGAGCGGCTGTCCTACCAGACGTACGACGTGACTTCCCAGTTGCGTGTCGGTGAGAACGTCCTCGGAGTCCGCCTCGCGGACGGGTGGTGGGCTGGACGCATCAGCTTCACCGGAAGCAGCATCAACTATGGCGACACCCTGGGCGTGCTGTGGCGGCTGGAGGGCGACCGGAAGGCCATCGCGACGTCCGACGCGTCGGCCCGGTCGTCGTTCGGCGAGATCCGGTACTCGGACATCTTCATCGGGGAGAAGGTCGACGCTCGTCTGGCAGTTGACGGATGGGACACGGTCGGATTCGACGACTCCGAGTGGGCTGAGGTGCATGTGGCCGATGGGGGCACGTCGACGCTGGTCCCTTTCGTCGGAGAACCGGTGCGCCGAATCGACGAGATCCACGAACCCCAGGTCTTTCATAGCCCCGCCGGGGAGCTCCTGGTCGATATGGGCCAGAACATCGCAGGGCGGGTGCGTCTCACCGCGCGTGGCGCTGCGGGCACCACCATCACCCTCGAGCACACCGAAGCGTTGGACCGGGACGGGAACTTCCAGCAGAACGTTCAAGGTCGCAACAAAGACCAGACCGACGTCTGGGTGCTCGCAGGAACCGGGCAGGAGACCTTCGAGCCGCGATTCACTTATCACGGCTTCCGTTATGTGCGCGTCACGGGCTATCCCGGAGACCTCCATCCTGAAGACGTCGTCGGTGTGATCCTCTCCTCGGACGTGCCCCAGACCGGAACGTTCACCACCAGCGACCCCAGGATCAATCAACTGCACGACAACGTCGTATGGAGTCAGCGGGCCAACTTCTTCTCCACGCCGACGGACTGCCCGCAACGCGAGCGTGCCGGCTGGACGGGCGACATTCAGGTGTTCGCGCGAGCTGCGACGAACAACGCCCGAGTCGACCTGTTCCTTGACCGGTGGCTGGCGAATGTGCGCGCCGCCCAGTCCGATGCCGGAATCGTTCCGATGATCGTTCCGAACACTCCCTCGTTCGCCACCTCCTTCGGCCTGCTCGGGGACACATCAGCCGGCTGGGGGGACGCGATCACGATCGTGCCGCTTGCCCTGTACGAGCGTTACGGTGATCGCCGAGTTCTCGACGAGAACATCGATGCCATGCGGCGATGGGTCGACTGGATACGGACGCAAGCGGAGCAGGGCCTGCCTGAGCAGTACCAGCAGCTCGAATCGGACGACCCCATCCTCAAACGGCAGCCGCTGCTCTGGAACACCGGATTCCACTACGGCGACTGGCTCGTGCCGAGCACGATCACCGACGAACCGATGTCGATGATGGTCGCCGCCACCCTCACCGGTGCCCTCGTCGCGTCCGCCTACTACTACCACTCCGCATCGAACCTCGCCGCGGCCGCGGAAGTCCTTGGCGACGGCGCCACCGCGCGGGAGTACCGCTGGCTGGCAGCTCAGATCAAAGACGCGTTCGTCGCCGAGTACTTCGACGAGGATGGGCGACTCTCCGTGCACATGCAGGGCGCGTACGTGATCTCGCTTGCCTTCGGTCTCGTGCCCGAGGGGCTTCGCGATGCTGCCGGGGCGCACCTGGTGGAACTCATCCACCAGGCCGAGGATCACCTCGACACCGGATTCCTCTCCGTGCCGCACCTGCTGGACGTGCTCGTCTCGATCGGCGAGCGAGAGCTCGCGTACACGCTCCTCTTCCAAGACACCGCGCCCTCATGGCTGTACGAGGTGAAGATGGGGGCCACGACGATCTGGGAATCGTGGGACGGCATCGCCCCCGACGGACAACCACGAGACTTCTCGCTCAACCATTACGCGTTCGGCGCGGTTGACGACTGGATGTACCGGTACATCGCCGGCATCACGCCGACGGCCCCGGGCTACGCGGAAATTGAGTTTCGACCTGACCTGTCGGCGCCCCTGGACGCCGTCGCCGCATCGATTGAGACGCCGTTCGGCCGTGCAGCTCTGGAATGGGCGCGAACGTCGCCAGCGCACGTTGAAATCCGGCTGATTGTGCCCGCCAACACCCGCGCGGTCCTGAAGGTCAGCGGTGCAGAACCCGTCACGCTTCGCCCCGGCGCACACACCCGCACCGTCACACACAAGAAGGAACAGTGA